Proteins from a genomic interval of Diaminobutyricimonas aerilata:
- a CDS encoding sugar ABC transporter substrate-binding protein: MRISRWGSVLVAGGVVAGLAACGSGFDDAGAEQDENSALTVLIGSSGEAETKAVEDAVAAWAEESGIDAEVSVASELNQQLAQGFSSGDPADVFYLSTDSLAGYASNGSLLAYGDELENKDDFYPSLVSAFTYEDEFYCAPKDFSTLGLVINTDAWTEAGLTDADIPTDWTQLADVAAKLTTPERKGLVFGAEYQRVGAFMAQAGGTLMSDDNSEATADSPENLEALEYVKQQLTAGTFAFASDVGAGWGGEAFGKGLAAMTIEGNWITGALTNDFPDVNYTVAELPAGPAGKGTLQFTNCWGIAADSDNQDGAKQLVEYLTATEQQLAFSTAFGVMPSIQSAAEQWSTDNPVLVPFLNGAEYAKSVPTAQGANDVVADFNSQLGTLASGDPKALLESTQGNLEAIVE; the protein is encoded by the coding sequence ATGAGAATCTCCCGTTGGGGATCCGTGCTCGTGGCGGGCGGCGTCGTCGCCGGACTCGCCGCCTGCGGCTCGGGATTCGACGACGCCGGGGCGGAGCAGGACGAGAACTCGGCACTGACCGTGCTCATCGGATCGAGCGGCGAGGCCGAGACGAAGGCCGTCGAGGATGCGGTGGCGGCGTGGGCCGAGGAGTCCGGCATCGACGCCGAGGTGTCGGTCGCGAGCGAGCTCAACCAGCAGCTCGCGCAGGGCTTCTCGTCGGGCGACCCCGCCGACGTGTTCTACCTCTCGACCGACTCCCTGGCCGGCTACGCCTCGAACGGATCGCTGCTCGCCTACGGCGACGAGCTCGAGAACAAGGACGACTTCTACCCGAGCCTCGTCTCCGCCTTCACCTACGAGGACGAGTTCTACTGCGCGCCGAAGGACTTCTCGACCCTGGGCCTCGTCATCAACACCGACGCCTGGACCGAGGCGGGCCTCACCGACGCCGACATCCCGACCGACTGGACGCAGCTCGCCGACGTCGCGGCGAAGCTGACCACGCCCGAGCGCAAGGGTCTCGTGTTCGGCGCCGAGTACCAGCGGGTCGGCGCGTTCATGGCGCAGGCCGGCGGCACGCTCATGAGCGACGACAACTCCGAGGCGACGGCCGACAGCCCCGAGAACCTCGAAGCGCTCGAGTACGTGAAGCAGCAGCTGACCGCGGGCACCTTCGCGTTCGCGTCGGATGTCGGAGCCGGCTGGGGCGGTGAGGCCTTCGGCAAGGGCCTCGCGGCGATGACGATCGAGGGCAACTGGATCACCGGTGCGCTCACGAACGACTTCCCCGACGTGAACTACACCGTCGCCGAGCTGCCCGCCGGTCCCGCCGGCAAGGGCACCCTGCAGTTCACCAACTGCTGGGGCATCGCCGCGGACAGCGACAACCAGGACGGCGCCAAGCAGCTCGTGGAGTACCTGACCGCCACGGAGCAGCAGCTCGCGTTCTCGACCGCGTTCGGTGTGATGCCGTCCATCCAGTCGGCCGCCGAGCAGTGGTCGACCGACAACCCGGTGCTCGTGCCGTTCCTCAACGGCGCCGAGTACGCCAAGAGCGTGCCGACCGCGCAGGGCGCGAACGACGTCGTGGCCGACTTCAACTCGCAGCTCGGCACCCTCGCCTCCGGCGACCCGAAGGCCCTGCTCGAGTCGACCCAGGGCAACCTCGAGGCGATCGTCGAGTGA